In Bacteroides cellulosilyticus, the genomic stretch CAATTGCCTCCTTGCAAGTCACGCTCAACGGCTTTCGTGGCAGAGTAGATACACGCGCACAAGAAAGCGGATACCAAACTTCCTTCACGGGAGAGGAACAAATAGGGGTTTTCGCCTTAAAAAACTCCGGTAATGTCATTCTGGAAAACAATGTTCCTTATAAGTATAATGCTGCCGGAACATGGCAACCCGCCAATACAAACAATCAGATCCATGTATACGGCGCCGGCATTACTTACTATGCCTATTATCCTTACAACGGCAGTATGAATGATAAGAAGAGCGTTGCGGAAATAACCTCCGCATTCACCCCTCCGGCAGACCAGAGCGACTATGCTAAATATACCTCCGCCGACCTGATGACAGGCGCAGGTACACTTAACGGTGGCACATTGGCTTTCTCTTTCACGCATGCCATGTCTTTGATAGAGATCCAGATTAATGAAACGAGCAATTCGGATGCTCCGTATGATCCTGCTCCTGTGTTTTATGGCATGGCTCCTTGGAAGATGCCGGATGGGATATACCGCTATCTTGTGCGTCCCGGCGCAGACGCTGAAGTTGCATTTGACTATGGTCCTGCCGACAACCGCTACGCTTATCAGAAATCCCTTGCGGCTGCCGATGTTAAGGCAGGAAACTATACACGCATTGCGGCTCCTTTCAAAAATTTCTCTATGACGTTGAATACGGGAAGTTATGTAGCCACCACATTGGGCCCGGTTTCAAAAGTGATAGTAAATGGAAATACATATACTGCAACTGCGGTCGGTGGAAGTAGTAACGAATATATATTGAATGGACTGAGAAAAATTCCGGAACCTCTCGCTTCCTTCGATGTTTATATCACCGATAATTTGGCAAAAGCGGAGAGTAAAGAGCAATTGCTGGTTTCTGCCACCACTACCAATCTGACAGTAAATGCTAACACCTTGACAGTGACCTTGCCGCTAAGTGCAGGCGGCATGGAAGGGGCAGGTACGGAGGCTGATCCGTATCGGGTGACAACTCCGCCACAGCTGAGGGGAGTAGGAAAGGAGGGAACGGAAAATGTCGAGGCGGAAACAGAGTGCTATGTACAAACCCAAGATATAGATTTAAATATGTATGCCAATTGGAAACCGGTGAAAAGTGGATTGTTATATGATGGCAAGGGTTTTAAGATTAGCAATCTGAAGAGTACACGAGGAGGAATATTTTCCTATTGTGGAGGGACGATACAAAATGTGCATCTTGCTTCCGGAGAAATAAAAGTTAGTGGTATATCAGTTGGAGGTATAGTGAATAAAAGCGATAGGTCCGGTTGCAAAATCCTCAAATGTAGTAATGCGGCTACTATTGTATCAACTAATGGTGGCGATGTCGGCGGTGTAATAGGTGAAGGTAGACATTGCATCATCGAATATTGTAAAAACTCTGGAAATGTCACGGCAGATGTATATGGTGGCGGTGTTATAGGACTTACTTGGGGGAACCAGATAGATCCGGGTAATCCTGGTATGGATACGGAAATAAGGTATTGTTATAATACTGGCACAATAACCAAAAGTAATGCGCGTAACGGTGATGGACATTGTGGCGGGATATTGAGCCGTCTGGTTAGAACATTGGTCATGGAATATTGCTATAATGCCGGGCAAATAATAGATAATGGTAGCAATAATGCGATAGGAAGTCTCACTGGAGAATTAGATAATAGTTATTCGAGAAACAATTATGGAATTTCTATTCCAAGTGTTCAGCTGCATTGTACCAATAATAATGGATCTTCAACCAATGACGCCTTTTTTGATGACGGCAACAATAAATGGCCTGTATATAGCACTGATTCATCTAATGGTTGGGGAAGTGCACACTGGAAATCTTACAGCCAGGGAAAATATCCCAAGTTGCTATGGGAACCGAACGAAGAAGAAGGCTTATAGCCTTCATTAATCAATTAATAATTAATTTTTTATTCAAACAATGAAAAGATTTAGAAGAGGTGCGCAGCAGGCACCCGATGCCACAGATGCATCAAAAAAAAGACTACTCGTGACGTAATTTCAGATGGCTTCCGCTGGACGGAGGCCATGCGTATAGTTCGTGCCGACCATCCGGAAGTGACTATTATCTTGCCGAATGAGAAGATACAGGTTCGTCCCGGTGATGATGTGCGCAGTCTGATAGCTCCGTATGTAGCCGTTATCCGTCAGGCGTTGGACAGCAAGAGGGTAGGTGAGTGGAAAGGTTATACCGCTGAGTGCCGCATCCGTCAGGTGCGCCGTTTGCTCACCCATTACTTCTATTTTCACGAAGGTGCCATCAGTGAACAAGCTTTCGATCTGTTGGTTGAGGATTTACTGTTTGTGCATAAGGCAGGCTGACGCGTGCGTGTTTTTATTCCCCCGGAGACGGGGGATTTCGGAAAGAAAAGAGTATCTTTTAATGATTCTCATTCAGTTCTTGTATGAATTCATTTAAGTGATACACAAAGGAGATACTTTCCTTCCACAAAATCGTTCCAAATTTTGTGATAAGGGCTTAGGCTAGGGAGTGCCTGTATCAAACAATTCGTATCCAGTACGACAATGCGTTTCATTGCTTGTAGGGAGTTCTGAGATGTTGCTTACGCAATTCATTAAGCTTTTGTTGATCTAATGTACCGTTTTCCCAAAGTTTATCCAACTCTTTTTGTGCCCGGTGTGCAAAAAACTTAGAAAGTGCTTGTTTTAATTCGTACAATTCCTCTTCGGTCTCAATACTCGCCATAGCATGTAGCATTTCTATTTGAGCAGCATTAGGATTAGTTAGTTTCATATTATTATCTCCTATATTTATCCGATTGTTAGTATTAACATCGCAAATATAGGAAAAGTTTTTATGACTAAATTATAAGGAGGTAGAAATTGCTCTTTGATATGTTGGATTTGAATGAAATGATGATTTACTGAGTATCTCTTACACTTCCTCGCATACCCTCATTTCCATCCCCTTATATACCACCACAATCTTATGCAGCTGGGTAGTGCCTACGGCACGTTTCACCGTATCCGTATCAGCATAGCGGTTGGCCTGGGCGATGGCTTCTTGACGTAGTTCCTCCACACGGTTTTCGGGGTCACGATACTTGGCATACTTCAACTCCACAATATAACTGTGCGCCATGTCGGAGTAGATCTCCAGCATCGGGCAGAGGAAAATATCGACATAGCCCGCCTGCGTGTCCTGTTCGGAGACGGGACGGTAGAAGCGGTTCTGAGCGGTCATGGCAAGGGTGAAGCCGTGGACGAAGAACTCACCTTTCTGCTTGTCGCGCTGCGAGGCATACGTCTTCAGGCAGTCGGCGATGTAGTCGAAGTAAGCTTTCCAGTCTCCCCGATAAGCGAGACGGCTCGCCAGTTCGCTTTTTTCGTAACTGCTGAAACTCAGGTCTGCATCATTGTAAGTATTCAGCAAGTAAGTATAGAGTTGTTCTTGAACCACCAGATTAGGGATGGTTAGTTTTGTCTTTCCTTCGTGCATCCCGCTGATGGTGAGCATGCCGAAATAGTAGAGCAGGCTCACGAAGTTATCGGGATTGGTGATGCCGGAGGCGGGAAATCCTTCTTTTAGTTCTCCGGTGATGAAGCCTTGGCTCACGAGAGTCTGTATGACGGAAGCATCGTGGGCAAACTCCTTGTCCTTGCGGATGAGCATGCGCAGCTTCTCGTAGTCGATGCGGATGTTGCTTTCTATCATATTTAACGGCGCTTTGCCATTGTCAATATAGTTTTTCACGAAATAGAGCACCATGTTGGAGTTGTACATCGTGGTTCCACCGTAGCTTTCCTGTGCAAAGCAGTAG encodes the following:
- a CDS encoding fimbrillin family protein, which codes for MKRIAEKIILLAPLVSLFMSCSPELEDTSEMTIASLQVTLNGFRGRVDTRAQESGYQTSFTGEEQIGVFALKNSGNVILENNVPYKYNAAGTWQPANTNNQIHVYGAGITYYAYYPYNGSMNDKKSVAEITSAFTPPADQSDYAKYTSADLMTGAGTLNGGTLAFSFTHAMSLIEIQINETSNSDAPYDPAPVFYGMAPWKMPDGIYRYLVRPGADAEVAFDYGPADNRYAYQKSLAAADVKAGNYTRIAAPFKNFSMTLNTGSYVATTLGPVSKVIVNGNTYTATAVGGSSNEYILNGLRKIPEPLASFDVYITDNLAKAESKEQLLVSATTTNLTVNANTLTVTLPLSAGGMEGAGTEADPYRVTTPPQLRGVGKEGTENVEAETECYVQTQDIDLNMYANWKPVKSGLLYDGKGFKISNLKSTRGGIFSYCGGTIQNVHLASGEIKVSGISVGGIVNKSDRSGCKILKCSNAATIVSTNGGDVGGVIGEGRHCIIEYCKNSGNVTADVYGGGVIGLTWGNQIDPGNPGMDTEIRYCYNTGTITKSNARNGDGHCGGILSRLVRTLVMEYCYNAGQIIDNGSNNAIGSLTGELDNSYSRNNYGISIPSVQLHCTNNNGSSTNDAFFDDGNNKWPVYSTDSSNGWGSAHWKSYSQGKYPKLLWEPNEEEGL
- a CDS encoding dephospho-CoA kinase, with translation MKLTNPNAAQIEMLHAMASIETEEELYELKQALSKFFAHRAQKELDKLWENGTLDQQKLNELRKQHLRTPYKQ
- a CDS encoding AAA family ATPase, with the translated sequence MDPLKYIVPGRKRIPYGMMNFADIRLDNYYYVDKTHFIPAIEQADRFFFFIRPRRFGKSLTLNLLRQYYDVRTRDKFDALFGDLYIGQHPTPSRNSYLVLYLNFSGITGELNNYRKGLDAHCQIRFDYFCEVYADLLPQGIKEKLDEMDGATNQLDYLVSECERAGRDIYLFIDEYDHFTNAILADPESLHRYTNETHGEGYLRAFFNKVKAGTDSSIKRCFITGVSPVTMDDLTSGFNIGTNYSLTPKFNQMMGFTEEEVREMLTYYSTTSPFRHTIDELIEIMKPWYDNYCFAQESYGGTTMYNSNMVLYFVKNYIDNGKAPLNMIESNIRIDYEKLRMLIRKDKEFAHDASVIQTLVSQGFITGELKEGFPASGITNPDNFVSLLYYFGMLTISGMHEGKTKLTIPNLVVQEQLYTYLLNTYNDADLSFSSYEKSELASRLAYRGDWKAYFDYIADCLKTYASQRDKQKGEFFVHGFTLAMTAQNRFYRPVSEQDTQAGYVDIFLCPMLEIYSDMAHSYIVELKYAKYRDPENRVEELRQEAIAQANRYADTDTVKRAVGTTQLHKIVVVYKGMEMRVCEEV